The Deltaproteobacteria bacterium sequence AAACAACACCCCAAACAAGAAGTGATTGACTTTAGAAAAGAAGAAGGCAAAGGGAAAAAAATAGAAATCAAGAAACTTCTCGCCTTATCAAAAAAAACTACCCCCAGTAATTAAATGCATCTTTTTACCAACCCTATTATGCGTTTGTCCCAGAAATTAGCTGAAAAACCAATCGGGTATAAAAAATATTTTTTCTTGTTTATCGTAGTGAAAATCTCCTGGATAAATGACCAGAGAGTATAAAATTTGCTTTTTCTTTTCATTCAAAGTTGTCGCAAAAATTTTTAGGCCTTTCAGATCGCTGCCATCCACTTTTGACATCCCCTTTATTTCAATGGGTAAAATATTTCCACGGTAAGAGAGTATCAGGTCTACTTCTGCGGGCGAATGTCCCGATTGACGCCAATAAAAAAAATGCAGGGGCACGGGCAGCAGCGTGGCCTGCTTTTTAAATTCAGAGAGGATAAGATTTTCGTAGAGATGACCCATTTCACCCGAAGCCCTGAGAATGTCGAGGGGCTTGAGATCTGCGAAATAATAGGCAAGTCCGTTATCAATAAAGTAGTTTTTTTCAGATTTGGTTATTTGTTTAAAGATGGATTCTGAATAAGAAGAAAGGCGATAAGCCAGCAAACTTTCGTCCAGTAAATTCAGATATTCTTTTACGGTTTGACGATGAATTCCCAAGGTGCTCGCAATGTTGGAATAGTTGATCAGATCTCCCAGTTTCCCTCCCATCAGTCGCGTGAGTTTTCGGTAGTCGTTGAGTGAGCCAATGCGTTCTGTCGCGCGCATGTCTTTTTCAATATAGGTATCAATATAATCTCTTAAATAAAGGAGCCTGTTTTCTTCATCCTTAAGATGCAAGCGACCTGGCAAAAGCCCCCACAAACACCATTCTTCCATTTTGCGAGCAAAAGATTGTTTAATGAATCTTTTATCCGATTCAATTTTTCGACCCATTTTTTCGGAGAATTTTCCTTCCAGCAAATTCTCTAACCATTCTTGAACTTGAGAATCAGGGCCCTCA is a genomic window containing:
- a CDS encoding ATP-binding protein, which translates into the protein MIDKIIERQNTAQIKKSLNEKFITALIGPRQVGKSTLLERLLVKEDTLFLNFDSGEVRQKVLLQESWIQEQLEQKIKAPLSKLQKKLTLYIDEVQKLPESFEILKQLYDQFHPKLKIIISGSSSLLIKKHSAESLAGRIRYFYMQPFTFEEASRLEDLKKDEGPDSQVQEWLENLLEGKFSEKMGRKIESDKRFIKQSFARKMEEWCLWGLLPGRLHLKDEENRLLYLRDYIDTYIEKDMRATERIGSLNDYRKLTRLMGGKLGDLINYSNIASTLGIHRQTVKEYLNLLDESLLAYRLSSYSESIFKQITKSEKNYFIDNGLAYYFADLKPLDILRASGEMGHLYENLILSEFKKQATLLPVPLHFFYWRQSGHSPAEVDLILSYRGNILPIEIKGMSKVDGSDLKGLKIFATTLNEKKKQILYSLVIYPGDFHYDKQEKIFFIPDWFFS